The genomic region ctcattctctatatccatacaaaatatctatcaaacaaataaaattaaaattttcttttgaaaaatgcaaccattcaatcagtattttcttatgacgttatcacgttaaactatcgtcagtaaaccgactttacagacatcctctttttgtttacaaatttagaaaacagtttaaaaataaacttttaatagttatattaaaaaaaaaaaaaaaaaaaaaaagcaaaaacaaaaaaaaaacacatttcggTGGTTTTTAGAAGGgtaaatcaaacatttttttatgatgcCAAAATCCTCTCAGCATAAGACGGGAGATATAGGAAAACAGAGTGAAAACCAACAGaccaatcgattttttttgcagctAATTCTACATACCGGAATGAGTCGAGTTTTTTTACCAAACCCTATAAACTAACCGTCGTCTTTTATCGCAAGAGCAGATATGTTGCTCTAAATACTTCTGTTTAGGGCTGGCATCGAGCTTCACCTTGGGCTTGAAGTATTTTTCTGCGACGTTTGCCAAAGAAGGCTATTCTCGAACTCAACTTCGCTTAGATGCAATAGGGAGGGTACCTCACTGTTTGCTCTCGCCATCAAGCCCTCTCCATACCTTCTAACTCACGCAAAGTGCCGGTGCCTTTTCTAAGCATCCCATATGGAATCTCAAGAAATTGTCGGAGCTTACTAGAGCTCCCTCTCTGGGCTTTGTAAAATGTTACAATAATAAACCAAGAAACTTAGTCTGACCGGTCGTTTAACTAGAGTTAAGACAACGTTAATACGTCCTGCTAAACTGCGTGCGGAGTTTAAACGACAAAGTAAATATGGGCCATAAAAATATGGTCACACAACAAATTCGTTAAAGTTGAATTCGTCGTTCGTTTTCTAAGTCTTTATGTTCTCGAGCAGACATACCTATAAAGCTTAACATGCCTATCCTtcgttaattttaaaattataatattttacaataattcttAAGTATTATTTCTACGTCTAATGACAGCATTTCTAATGTATAACAACACAAACAGCTGAGGTACTCACAAATTTCGTTAATATATTCACagcaaattgtaaaaattttattcggTAAATCAGAATAGGCGGAAAAAGTTATCGAATAACGAATACAACTTTAACGAGATCTGAGGGAAAGCCCCTATTGAATTTTTCATATCTTTATCTCATTAGTTCTTTACTCAATATTTTCCCACGATAGTCGGTCCTACGTTACTCGAACGACTCAGATTTACATCCGACCGTCCGACTTTCACTCTAGCAATGTTCTTCGAAAATGAGTAATGTTCACGGTGACCCGAATACTGAAGGTGGCGCCTTCTTCTATATTCGAAAGCTTCAGTGATATACCAAATGAGACAGTCCCATGCAAATGAACCAATtccatttaaagaaattattaattcTTCATGAATTAAAGAAAACTTTCTCAAATATACGTGCCAGATTCTGTATATTATTGTGCCTTAATATccctaaaatttttgttttgactttGTGCTGTTTTCTCAAGTGGGTACGTTTCTGTcttaacatttaattttgaaaattgcatcAAGTAAACCTCATCGCTGTATTCGCGGATGTAAACAGCGAAATGAAAATTGGtttgtcaaattaaataatGATAGCTGATGTTAAGACAGTTATGGTAATAAATTCGGCAAGACAGATATGTTTTAACAGTGAACACACTGTTTCAAACAATCGTACAAACAGGGGATTGGAGACTTTTTTGACACATGGAAAGAGCGTCTAGAGTTTTGGATGGCCACCAATAatcaatataaaaagaaatttaaaaaagataggcttttgaaaaacttcttaaaatttataaacaaataaattaaaaagactATTTAGTCATATCTCAGTTCCTTTAGTAAAATAATATgcgaaatataattaatatttttgaagtaaaaatcTTGAGAATATATTCACTTTCTTTTTAATTCTATATATTTCTCCTCCAAACATTCatgaataattaatattttcaagaaGTTTTTTGCGCTGATTATAATTATCTTCCATCGATTTATGAAAAAGTATATAAGGCAATCTTTAGTTCGTCTTTACTTTCAAAGCTATGTTTCAAACAATATTTGAAACAATGTTACGGCAGCTGTCAACCATGTTTGTAATTTAGGCTAAAACAATATACCTCGTGTATGTCGTTCTTTAAGGACTGCTATGTTGGTTCACAACGCAACCCTGTGTGCGGCGAAACGCCATTTTTCAATCAATTCAGAAGAAATTTTCTTGTGGCGTGGTTAGCGATAGTTTCCTAGCAAAAATTGTTATTCGTAgagaatttagaaaatatacATTGCTGATCTTTGTTTAAAAACTGAGAATGGATAGTAAGTATacttttaaagtgaaaaattgGATAGATCTTTCAATATTTGTGTTGATTATAATGCAGGAGGTGGTTATGGTGGCGCTGGTGGCGGAGGAGGTTACAATAACTTCTCCGTACCACCGCCAAATTTCCAGCAGCAGATGCAACCAAAAAGTGGTGGTTACAATGACCAATCTTCTTATAATAAAGGAGGTACAACATATTGTTGATAACTATGAAAAAGgatcgaaatttgaaaaagaaatttttttaggttATGATTCTGGTAGCCGAGGAGGTGGTGGAGGCGGTGGCGGTGGTTGGAACGACCGCGGAGGTAGCGCAGGCGGCGGTTATGGGTATGTATCTATTacccatttttataaatttccgaTGAGAAAAAACTTCACAAGCTAAGGCCCATTGAGAAGCTTATTCCTCGATTTATATACACAAAATGAGTGGCTACTGTTTAGacgtttgtattttttgttgacTATGGTCaaatgaaaaagtgtttttttagggTATTCTGCTGATCGATCATCATGTATGTatctttcaaagtaaatttgtatTACGTTGATGAAATATATGGGGGATTTTTGCTTCTCGACTGTTATTTCGATATGTTAAATCCGCCTATAAGATTATAAAGGCCCacttaaagaaaaacatttactGCTAAGTAGGCTGGTATTCTTATCATACATCGACAACGAAATGAATGGGGTTAATGCAAAAATTCAAGGATACAAACTATCATATATAATACGTCTGTATtcgaaaatattgcatttgaATTGTTTAGAGAGTTAATAAgctaatattgaatttttttttttgtctttaaataatttctgaaatcatTCATTAGAGCTGGCTATGTTAAGATATTTTCCTTATAAAATCCCAAAGGTCGCTGCGTGCTTCTAATGAAGGGTTCTTACAGTGGAGAAGCAATAAATTCCCTtattatgtacatttttttaaagctcttgatttttttgtttcaataccattgtttatgaaacttttttaaaagtaattttaaggCATAAAGGTGTAATACAGTCAacgatattatttatatttcgaCCGAAACAACTATCAATGAAAAGCTCACATGCTCTGGTTACTAAATCGTAGTAAATGGTTTAATTTGTTGCTGTATCATGAATAGCAGGAACTAGTATGAAATTACTTCAATCCCGGTGTGTTGTTGATTAGTTGGGTATGGTAAATAATCAGAAGATTTAAACTGTGTTATATTAATATCTACGCCATATGATGGATCATCAACGATTGACTGCGCATATGGGAAAATAATGGTgggatattataaaatattcacaGATTTATATTATCTGACAGGCGGCTTGAAAATGGTACTTGCTTGTGTATGCGATGTAATAGATTTAAAAAACTTCTCAGTAACAACCTACACACTGCAAATCACAGAATGCACATTTAAATGAGTCTTGATATCCTATTTTAGAAATGGAGGCGGCAGCAAGGACGGCTACaataaaggtaaaataaaagCAAGCCAAATTGCAAATGAGTAAAGTATAAATCAATTCATTTACTACTTACAATTCTTAACTCTGCGATTTACGTAAAATTTACTGTATGACTAGTGTTTTCATTGCGTATTGAATCAGAAGTCTCAACTATAAAGAGTGTGCAAAAATATCGCTTTGTGAGGGTTAATACTGCCAAGTGTGCAGCCAAATGAAGGCAGAAggatatgcatttttttgtttttgttatgtgtAAAGTTACAATTGCCTAAAGTTCATAGcaacgtgtgtgtgtgcactgaGTATGTGGTAGCTTTAATTTAAATACACAAATGgtgtgaaattttgatcaaTAAATATTGATCTTGGTTGGTATACATAAACAtcattgtattaatttttaagtgTTTGGAAATATTGATAGGGGTTGTAAAAAATGTCAACAGCTGTTGAGGCAAGTGAGAAATGGTAAaactttgttttatgttttttttcctttttaatgctAAGATTCGAAATAACATGAGCTTGCATAAGCttcaaatctcaaaaaaaaaaaaattcttcctgagtaacaaaaatgagttttaatGCCAAAATGTCTAGATACATTTCTTTTTACACACAATGCCTCCAAACAAGTTCCAATAAGTGCATAAGTTTAGGGTATTTAACCATGGTTGATATTCTTATGGAAACCTTCAAAAATGTGCCTATCtaagtaaaaatttatgaacaatactccattttttttggtttatctGAAATGTCCTATACGCGTACCCGAAACTAAAACTGAATCACACTATTCTTCGTTCATGTTTCAAATGTGTTCTCTTCTGTATGGTCATACACTcgcatattttctaaaaattgtataGTACATTGAAATAGTGGTTTAAAAGTAGTTTGCAAAACAAATTTAGCGTTCAATCCCATATTTCATAGTTCGAAAACTTATTTGAGAATAAAACTTGCTAAAATTAGATATGTAATTTTAGGCGGTTTTGGTGGCAGTAGCGGCGGCGGCGGTAGTGGCAATGAAATGATAACGCAAGAAGATACGATTTTTGTCTCAGGAATGGATCCTGCAACCGATGAAATGGCAATCGAATCCCATTTTGGCGCAATCGGCATAATAAAGGTAGGTTTCCGAACTGCCTGTTTTATCACCtcataattcattaaaattgtatattctattcattatcTTGCAGAAAGATAAACGTACAATGAAGCCAAAAATTTGGTTGTACAAGCATAAAGAAACGGGCGTTTCCAAAGGTGAAGCTACTGTAACCTACGATGATACAAATGCCGCTCAGTCGGCTATTGCTTGGTTTGATGGCCGCGATTTCAATGGTTGCACGATTAAAGTTTCGTTAGCTCAACGTCAAAACAACTGGAAAGGCCgtgttggtggtggtggcggtggtggttTTGGTGGTCGCGGTGGCCCTGGTGGTGGTCGTGGAGGaggtggtggtggcggcggtGGCCGATTCGATCGAGGAGGCGGCGGTGGTGGCGGGCCAGGCGGTGATTATGATTCGGGCCGCGGCGGTGGCAGCGATCGTGGCGGTCGTGGCAGGTTAGGAGGTGCCGGAAATGGaggcggcggtggtggtggcggcggcAGTAATGTACCACAACGCGAAGGAGACTGGAAATGTAGTAGTTGCAACAATACAAACTTTGCCTGGCGTAACGAATGTAATAGGTAGGTTCAAAGCACTATATGGCTTGCACttcagaataaaatttattcatcgTTATACGTAGATGCAAAGCGCCGAAAAGTGATGGTGAAAGTGCCGGAGGTGGAAGCGGAGGCGGTGGCTATGGTaatagtggtggtggtggttaTGGCGGTGGCGGCGGCGGTGGAGGTTTCGGCAACGATCGCGGCAGTGGTGGCGGCGGTTATGGTAATAATGAACGAGGAGGTGGTGGCGGCGGATATGGAAACAGAGACCGCGGAAGTGGTGGTGGCGGCGGAGGTGGCTTCAACCGatttggtggtggtggtggtggccgAGGTGGCGGCGGTGGAGGTGGCCGCGGAATGGGCGGTGGTCGTCGCGATGGTGGCGGTGGCCCTGTTAGAAGCGATGGAGGCAATCGGCCTAGACCCTACTAAATATGTGGATCGTCATgagtttttaagttatatatgtattttagaacacattttttaagtaattcatATGCATCGTAATATGATTACAATAATTACAGCAATTCAAATATCAGCAGTTCacaatgaaagtaaaaaaaagatgtattaaaaataataatgacaaATGTATATTACAGTTCAGAATTTTTCGGAATAAACAGACGTcataatgttttaattttaatgaaaaaaatatttttttactctatGATTAGCAACGAAAAAGTGAATGACTGAAAGATTTCTCGGTGTGGACGCAAaagaaaggaataaaaaaaaaacactaagaaGTAATATGTATTGCCAGAAAGTGGAATTTATTCAAATGAATGCTGCAGTCAAATGCCTTTACTAAAGATCTTTCCAAAAATTCGCTGATAGGAACCAATATTGGAAACACGTGGCACATAACTTacacagtcggttctacgttaccggtgCGACTCGGATTTGTTTATTCAGTCAAGGGCTGTCACACTGGGGACTGTTTATGATGGTACAACAGCAAAATAGGAAGCATAGGCTCTTAGATTGATAAGCGTCAATCCttcgtagaaaaaataaattatttaattgaatttttattgggGTAAAAGTAAAAGCTAATGATTTTTTAATCTCTGAGAAAcggtttgtgcatttttttaaagaaacaaaCCAAATTCATAAttgcagaattaaaaaaatgtaggaaattaCGGCTTTAATTGAGCTCAGAGGAGAGCTGGCCCcaaatgaaatggaataaaagcaAGGAAGCTGAAGTTCACCCTAGAGGAACTCAACAAATTGCGCAATTAATACTTTATTACGCCTAAATTGAGTCAGATTCCCCATGCAGGCTTGTAAATACTGTTCATTGAGACCAGTCACACGCGTTAATTTCCGTAGTTACCAAAAAATGGGGGACCACCTACGCAGAAATGCAGATGAtgtgtctaaattttttattttcaaagctaaatttatttttaaaaaattttataaaaattttaaaaaacaaaattaaagcttttTCCGCTATCAACTGCTAATCCATTTATGTATCTTAATTGAGTCTGTGTCGACAACTCAATTGAAGATTTAATGGCCTCAATTAAAGCGATGTCTCACCATAGTGCagctaattctctttttacacgatagataCGTTGCCAAAAAACTCGTGTAAAaagagatattaaaaaattctttttagagttcacttaaaatttatttcgagcttacacattttaatgcattaaatatatgaaataaattatattttgaataaaagaaaataagaataagaaaaatttataaaatattgaaaatcgtgttaaagcaaaataattcgtgtaaaaagaaaattaggtgTACTTATGAGGTTCTTACAGAAGTTTcggcttaaatatttttttttatatctttattgggcgaaacagttttttctaatgtgATGCTTAATACTTttgataattaattaatttaaggggttaagggtagtcagaattttcaaaaaaatgcattttttgcattttcttaaagtataatatctcaaaaatattgtgtgaagaTTTGAAGTGGATTCGACAAATAggtacttttcgagttattcaagaactaacaaagggcgctcgggcgctcttacgacagtcggttctacgtaaccggaaagacagagatttatatccggccaagaactgcaTCTGTGTGGGGattttttatgctgctacaacaacaacaaaactttaaatgcgtttttctcaaagctaggttttttgaactggtgatcactgtaatttaaaattcgcttggtagatttcaaaaaaatgtatactgcttttgaaaaacgaaaaaaaaactcgtgcctgatcgaaggattttttttgtaattgcgatttttttaaaccattaattgttgggttttttctcgaaaatctgaaaaatatttactgaggctaccatattgttaatttcgaAAACAAAGCTTCAagcaggcacaagattatttattaataaaactaatttctgttatccgattgattttagatgaatctccaaggacttgtgatgatcagcgtaagcgacttctggagaaacttttacaattattaattttttttttaaattttgctaaagtcgaaacatgatgtattattaatgctatgttttttatttttgtaacgtGAAGTAATTGtctagcaaaataaaaaaaaaatatagaaaaacatcattttttcgggcctctgaccaCCCGTAaccccttttttgtttttgacgtgataacgtcttataattcgatttagccggctgcacgcacgaaaaaatgtgtcgttatcttgctcattagtgttaccttgctcatttgtcgttaccttgctcatttttcgttaccttgctcattgccgttaccttgaatgaactgcaagcgaaagcgcggaacgaacaaagcaaacgaacggcaacgttcgacatctggctctgtcctacttgagtgagcatatgtatgtatgtatatgcgcatttgtatataaattcacatacttgtatttgcatatgccttcttcctgtgtgcatggtaatgaaccatttctctgctgagaataggacgatgatagaaaaagtaggaaatgaaagggagtgtttcgagtgtaaagtgtcttgaaaaaggcaaatcgatgatggtgcctcttagtgttgttgacttattaacgtctgatgcacaatcgaaattgaagatatctttcatgaatttgataaatgtttcgtcatttttcacgtttgtgtaaatgtaacttgacctattccattgcaattccatttacctcctcctctatatccatacaaaatatctatcaaacaaataaaattaaaattttgttttgaaaattgcaaccattccatcaatattttcttatgacgttgtcacgttaaactatcgtcagtaaatcgactttacagacaacctcttttttttttgtcgggacagactagcaagtacagcactcagacacaattaaatccattgtactgcactcgcaTTCCCTTTTTAAtgttctttaaatctactcgaccttcGATAAACCCTTAATAAAAtggtttcaaaattttgaaaacttgcaACATTGAGTTTCTGgaacgctgttgttgttgttggaacaGCACAAAATATTCTCCAAAAGGTATTGGAAAATACAGCTGCATTAATAGGGCTTGAGCGGGTATAAATCCAGGTACTTCCCGGTCGCCGTGGCAAAGTATCTTGTGAATTTCGGCTTGAGGCTCCCCAAGCACCCGTTTCCACCACAAATCCGCCTATATACAcccatatgtgtgtgtgtcgcaTTAATGTTGGTGCCTTAATAGCGCCAAATAATTATTAGCCGGTTGTTGAATAAAAGGAGATCCAAACAAAATATGTAGcatcaaatatttgcataaattataCATCAAGTTGCGCCAtcgaaaatcaaaacaaatgccTTTTCTTTACATAAACATACACATCCCCACACACACATGTTCACATATTTGTTTGTTTCCGCTGTTATGCTATTACTTGCTgggtttgtttgttttagctGTTGCTGCTTTCAAATGAtgacttacatttttttgactacTGTTTGCGGGCGAACCGGTTATTGGTAGTggccgtatgtatgtatgtacgggcGTGCATAGGTGTATAAAATATTCGCAGACAGCTTTACTACATATGAATGATATCAACTGTAACAGGTATGCCCTTTCCTTAATGTATGCAGCTATGTAAATGATTCAACCCGCTGCTAATTACTAGTAGATGTGTGCGTGTATACACTTTGTTTCTGTAATCTGTATAATTACGCTTTGATTGCTGCTTGGCGCGCTTAGCTGTGTCTTTTGCTCAACATCCGAAGTCGTTTCGCCGCATATCTACGGCGGTTGGCATGCCGATATGAATTAATTTGCTATTAATGCAGTTTTGACAGAcgaatttcattattatttacgtgcatgttttttttgtttattgtgaaatatataataagtttgttttatcaggaaattcacttattttcttaatacatacataaatatctacTCGTATATTTGGATGGACCTTAGTTTGCGCATCTTTTAGGGGTGCAACActtcttataaataaaacaaatgaaaaaaaaacaataacaaaaagccaattatttatttatttatttatttactgtcTAACAATATTCAGAACAGACATTTAAGATATAAATTTcagaactaaaatacaaattgacaatatttaatattaaacagtgtagaaaacttataaaaattagccgactttaacaaagcgtgccagtcgtttctcgtgctaaccggcgccagttggacacaccatgtGAAAGCCagcccacctgatctttccaatgcagagcaGATCTCCCTCTTCCTCTGCGACCACCAattggtaccacatcgaatactttcagagcccaAGTGTTTGTacgcattcggacgacatgaccccgccatgagatccaggacaaaacggacagaAATCTACTGGATCAGACAGTACTTcaacagtcaataaacgacattcatcaggAGAttgtcaccaccttcttaatctcccgtcctgtgaatgccgtaatcggagatCAACcgccacctattgcagatgaagagctccagcttccccgtgaaacacgcgtaacactggcacaactaccttctggatactgtagcaggttaaactcctatttATCCAGCATTGACCCCGActtaccaaacatatgtccggcatgtgaagataccccgcacgacactaaccaccttttcacatgccctctaaaacctactcatctaacaccccctctcactctggacccaacctgttgaaacagcatgtttcttgggcctacctttagatgagctagacgaagacgactggtgatataccctacactgacgaggcttgtattactgctacaacaacagcaacaacaacccaGCCAATGCCGCCCGCGAGCTCATATgcacagctcatcgttccatcgcctgcgatattcgccgtttccaacgagcaaaggtccaaaaatcttgcgcagaatctttttctcaagcactccaagcgtcgtttcattggatgttgtcatcgtccaagcttctgcgccatacgttaggacgggcatgatgggatccttgtagagtgttagtgttgttcgtcgagagaggactttactactcaattgcctacttagtccaagtagcacttgctgaaaagagagattctacgttggatttcaggctgacattgttatcggtgttgatGCTGGTTCCTAATTATACAacgtcttttacaacctcgaaattataactgtcaacagtgacgtgggtgcctaTACGCGAGagcgtcgactgtttgtttggtgaggagatacttcgttttgtcctcgttcaccaccagacccattcgcttttcttctttatccagtttgaagaaggcacaactaacagcgtggttgttaaggccgatgacgtcaatatcatcggcatacgccaacaattgtacgctcttctaaaaaattgtgcctgagcgacaGCGAGTCAggaatgccgttaatagtgaaaaacAACATTAGGTAAATGACCATcatgaccacgcttacaagacaataatagccttttcatgaaattttccataaccgaattgcaaagtggctgccctatgtcctcaacagactcacgaattccatctttgaggtcttacaTCGACCCTGAGCTGTTAGCGTAgcccttctctttcacgtggccccaaaaaaaaaagtcataaggtgttaaatcacaaggtctcggtggccaattgtgatcacctcttcgagagataacacggtccggaaactttttctgtaaaagatcaatggtttcgttgcttgggtggcacgtagtgccgtcttgttgaaagtaaacgttgtccagaacAATACCATCGAATTCTggacataaaaaatcgttaatcatctctcgatagtgaTAGATAACaggcacctgttattggaaaaccctttagatttgatttttgataattttattaaaaaattttataaacataattaaagtgtgacatttatgacgtaaaacgattacttttttttaaatgccgtaaattgcataATTTTTCGAAACTCAAAAATCTGGCTcgactttattttacaagattttttttactttttccagatccatcaacatttcaaggagaaatgttgcagaccgtggagcaacctttttttcattgtactttgggtcacgtgattttcttatattctaatttttgtaaagaaaaattaaaatacatatttttataaagtttaactATTTAATAGTAAACAATACATcaagtttttgtatatttttttctactattatcccttctaaaaacagttttgctTTTAGCGCAtatttggcgctgctggacgtacgTAACTTTTAAGGTTTGcatttgaataatttgaaaaatattgataaatgtTATTACGTtagttttgtataatattttttcaacattaaattaatttaaatttataatgtaataatttttttaatatgattaagaaaaatgtatacttttaaTGACTTCAAAAGGACATACACCACTTTGAAAGtcagcaaaaagtaaaaaatctttgatttacaaaatattaactaCGGGATTTCCATCGAATCAAGCCAatttttttgaggaaatttttttttaaatacttcaataataaataataacaaaataaagaccTTAACTTAACATTTACTATtcaaccaaaattatttatattatttaatatattttaacttttttttcattatgatcaagtattcgaaaatagtcatgaTGTATTGGAGAGGGATACATGGTAATAAATCAATCATATCTGTCAATTTTCGAATGTAATGGGCCTGGAATGAGAATTTAAATATGGTGTACTTTATTTCCAAAGTTCTGTGATCTTCCCCGTGAGCGCAATAATTTTAGTGATTTAAACTTGTCGTTCTCACTAAATGAAGTTTTATAGAACATTGCATagggtttgctttttaaaaccTATATCCAATATATTTCAACCTATGTATTTACTTCTTCACCattgaatatttttgtcttcTTAGAATCGCATCATCTAAAGGTATTGTAGAAACAAAGTCAGCCTTTTTCATTTCAGGCAAAATAAACTCTTTATATTTTCGGCACTGTTCTGTGATAGAATAATAGCTTTTAAAGACATAC from Anastrepha obliqua isolate idAnaObli1 chromosome 2, idAnaObli1_1.0, whole genome shotgun sequence harbors:
- the LOC129238965 gene encoding RNA-binding protein cabeza isoform X1; the protein is MDNYNAGGGYGGAGGGGGYNNFSVPPPNFQQQMQPKSGGYNDQSSYNKGGYDSGSRGGGGGGGGGWNDRGGSAGGGYGNGGGSKDGYNKGGFGGSSGGGGSGNEMITQEDTIFVSGMDPATDEMAIESHFGAIGIIKKDKRTMKPKIWLYKHKETGVSKGEATVTYDDTNAAQSAIAWFDGRDFNGCTIKVSLAQRQNNWKGRVGGGGGGGFGGRGGPGGGRGGGGGGGGGRFDRGGGGGGGPGGDYDSGRGGGSDRGGRGRLGGAGNGGGGGGGGGSNVPQREGDWKCSSCNNTNFAWRNECNRCKAPKSDGESAGGGSGGGGYGNSGGGGYGGGGGGGGFGNDRGSGGGGYGNNERGGGGGGYGNRDRGSGGGGGGGFNRFGGGGGGRGGGGGGGRGMGGGRRDGGGGPVRSDGGNRPRPY
- the LOC129238965 gene encoding RNA-binding protein cabeza isoform X2 — its product is MDRGGYGGAGGGGGYNNFSVPPPNFQQQMQPKSGGYNDQSSYNKGGYDSGSRGGGGGGGGGWNDRGGSAGGGYGNGGGSKDGYNKGGFGGSSGGGGSGNEMITQEDTIFVSGMDPATDEMAIESHFGAIGIIKKDKRTMKPKIWLYKHKETGVSKGEATVTYDDTNAAQSAIAWFDGRDFNGCTIKVSLAQRQNNWKGRVGGGGGGGFGGRGGPGGGRGGGGGGGGGRFDRGGGGGGGPGGDYDSGRGGGSDRGGRGRLGGAGNGGGGGGGGGSNVPQREGDWKCSSCNNTNFAWRNECNRCKAPKSDGESAGGGSGGGGYGNSGGGGYGGGGGGGGFGNDRGSGGGGYGNNERGGGGGGYGNRDRGSGGGGGGGFNRFGGGGGGRGGGGGGGRGMGGGRRDGGGGPVRSDGGNRPRPY